The nucleotide window TAAGCGGAAAGATGGTAAGCGGCGGAATACTTGATGCGTATGCCGCACTCAGTTATCAGCAGTAACAGAGGATTGGATCAGGCTCCTGGGAGCCGTTAAAAGGACGTACCTGTCGAAGATTAAACAGGTACATCCTTTCTCTCACTCAGATGCATATACAGCAGCGGATAAGGATTTCCCTGTTCATCCGTATCCGTCCTTTTGTAACAGGTAAACCCCATATGTTCATAGAAGCCTTTCGCCTGCGGGTTTTGTTCATTTACACACAGTTCCCGTATTCCAAGCTTCTCAATCCCATAGGCAAGAAG belongs to Anaerotignum faecicola and includes:
- a CDS encoding GNAT family N-acetyltransferase, which encodes LLAYGIEKLGIRELCVNEQNPQAKGFYEHMGFTCYKRTDTDEQGNPYPLLYMHLSERKDVPV